A single region of the Streptomyces sp. NBC_00236 genome encodes:
- a CDS encoding ThiF family adenylyltransferase: MHPMLKPALRRAWRGSGTVQFGVTPAHAVKVGPMDIATGCFLELLDGTRGMSLLRAEARALDLKDHQVDTLVARLMDAGLVDDIRAGGPEADALRSRADVLERHRPDLASLSVVHSEPGGGLRRLAARRSMRVQVRGAGRVGAAIAAVLSGSGVGRVEVLDGGCAEPCDVAPGGLPASAVGERRDSAARQLVRRSSPGPSPRSVQPAAGRAGGEPGLSLIVVAPRDGLTGYVPDPRTAEPWITSGTPHLYAGVIEATGFVGPLVLPGGTACAGCLDLNRRDRDQQWPRMLAQWQSGRRTAVQACDLGLATAVAGLAASHALAFLDGELPASTGARWEAALPLLDWRSEQIGAHVGCSCGAGGHTEGVRTSGAGTAHDTMAG; the protein is encoded by the coding sequence GTGCATCCGATGTTGAAGCCCGCACTGCGCCGCGCATGGCGCGGCAGCGGCACTGTGCAATTCGGTGTGACGCCCGCACATGCGGTCAAGGTCGGCCCGATGGATATTGCGACGGGCTGTTTCCTGGAACTGCTCGACGGGACGCGCGGGATGTCCCTGCTACGCGCAGAGGCCAGGGCGCTGGACCTGAAGGACCATCAAGTGGACACACTCGTGGCGCGGTTGATGGACGCGGGGCTTGTCGACGACATCCGGGCGGGCGGCCCGGAAGCCGACGCGCTACGGAGCCGGGCGGACGTACTGGAACGTCACCGGCCCGACCTGGCGTCACTCTCCGTCGTCCATTCCGAACCGGGCGGAGGGCTGCGGCGGCTGGCGGCCCGCCGCTCCATGCGTGTCCAGGTGAGAGGAGCCGGCCGGGTCGGAGCGGCGATCGCGGCGGTGCTTTCCGGATCGGGGGTGGGCCGGGTCGAGGTCCTGGACGGCGGATGCGCCGAACCGTGCGACGTGGCGCCCGGGGGCCTGCCGGCCTCGGCGGTCGGGGAGCGCCGGGACTCGGCGGCGCGGCAGTTGGTCCGCCGCTCCTCCCCCGGCCCCTCGCCCCGGAGCGTGCAGCCGGCGGCCGGACGTGCCGGCGGAGAGCCCGGCCTGTCCTTGATCGTCGTCGCCCCTCGCGACGGGCTGACCGGCTACGTGCCCGATCCGCGCACCGCCGAGCCGTGGATCACCTCGGGCACACCCCATCTCTATGCCGGGGTCATCGAGGCCACCGGGTTCGTCGGTCCGCTGGTGCTGCCGGGAGGCACGGCCTGTGCGGGTTGCCTCGATCTGAACCGGCGCGACCGGGATCAGCAGTGGCCGCGCATGCTGGCTCAGTGGCAGTCCGGGCGGCGCACCGCCGTGCAGGCCTGCGATCTGGGCCTGGCGACAGCGGTGGCGGGACTTGCGGCGTCCCACGCGCTGGCGTTCCTCGACGGCGAACTGCCGGCCAGTACCGGGGCTCGCTGGGAGGCGGCACTGCCGCTGTTGGACTGGCGGTCGGAGCAGATCGGGGCACACGTCGGCTGTTCCTGCGGAGCGGGTGGGCACACTGAGGGGGTGCGCACCTCCGGGGCCGGCACGGCGCACGACACAATGGCCGGGTAA
- a CDS encoding M48 metallopeptidase family protein, which yields MPADPSPGFAGETSARGAGTHRRSAADHPPRASATSAVEVRRSNRRSRTVSAYREGDRTIVLIPARMSEAEEQRWVSVMLDKLAAQENKRILGDSELAERAERLSAQYFEGRARPLSVRWVTNQNTRWGSCTPAEGSIRLSHRLQGMPEYVVDYVLVHELAHLLVPGHGPRFWRLLDAYPRTERARGYLEGVVAADRLPHLPAARGE from the coding sequence GTGCCCGCCGACCCGTCACCCGGCTTCGCCGGGGAGACTTCCGCGCGCGGCGCCGGAACCCACCGGCGCAGTGCGGCCGACCATCCGCCCCGTGCCTCGGCGACGAGCGCGGTCGAGGTCCGCAGGAGCAACCGTCGTAGCAGAACGGTCTCCGCGTACCGGGAGGGCGACCGGACCATCGTGCTGATTCCCGCCCGGATGTCCGAGGCCGAGGAGCAGCGCTGGGTGAGCGTCATGCTCGACAAGCTCGCCGCCCAGGAGAACAAACGGATCCTCGGCGACAGCGAGCTCGCGGAGCGGGCGGAGCGGCTGTCCGCCCAGTATTTCGAGGGCAGGGCCCGGCCCCTCTCGGTCCGGTGGGTGACCAACCAGAACACCCGTTGGGGGTCGTGCACCCCGGCCGAGGGCAGTATCCGGCTCTCGCACCGTCTGCAGGGCATGCCGGAGTACGTCGTCGACTACGTGCTCGTCCACGAGCTGGCCCATCTCCTCGTGCCCGGGCACGGACCGCGGTTCTGGCGGCTCCTCGACGCCTACCCCCGTACCGAGCGGGCCCGGGGTTATCTCGAGGGCGTGGTGGCTGCCGACCGGCTGCCGCACCTGCCTGCCGCACGCGGTGAGTGA